GAAAAACAGTTGGCAGGTTTGAAAGCGAAAGAGTCGCAATTTTCTGAGATTGCTAAGTTGTATCAGGCGAAACCGCCGATTGCTGATCCAAAGTTAATTCGCGAAATTGCCACGTTTCAGAATTCACGCCCCCTATATTCCTGTAAAATTGATGCAAGCGGAAACTATTTGCTGGCTGGTGCTCAAGGTTCTGACTTCCAGCGGTGGGATCTGGTCAGTGCCGAGAACACACCGCTGTCAGGTCATAAGAGTTGGGTTCGCCGCTTTGATATAGATGATTCCAAACCGTTACTGATCACAGGGGCCTATGAAGGTAAACTTGCCTGGTGGGATCTGGCTTCCGATCAACCAACGCCAAAGCATTTGATTGATGCACACAAAGGTTTTGTACGCGGAGTTTCACTTAGTCCAGATGGCACGTTGGTGGCGACTGCCGGCAATGATCGGCTGGTCAAAATCTGGTCGGTAAAAACGGCCAGGCTGATTCGGACTCTCGCAGGGCATGAGCATCAGGTTTATAACGTGATGTTCCATCCCGGTGGTCGATATCTGATTTCCGGTGACCTGCGAGGAAACCTCAAGCAGTGGGATGTCAATACTGGGGAACTGGTGCGGGACTTTGACGGGAGTGCGATCTACAAATACGACAAAACGTTTCACGCGCATATTGGTGGCATACGGGGGATGGATATCAGTCGGGACGGGAAATACTTTGCGATTTCCAGCATTGGAGAAGTTTCAAATGCGTTTGCAGGCATTGGTGTTCCGACAGTGATTCTGTTTGACTGGGAAACCGGCAAGCGTCTGGCAGTAATGACGCCGAGCGATAATATCAAAGGCACCTGCTGGGGAGTTCGGTTTCATCCCGAGAATGATTTCATCGCCGCTGCGGGGGGAAATTCTTCTGGTATGATCTGGTTCTGGAAACTGGGGGAAGAGAAACCTTATACAGCACAGAAAGTGAAGAGTGTGCCTTACGACTTGACTTTCCATCCAGATGGTCTGCGGATGTGCGTGGCCTGCTACGACAAAACGGCGCGTCTCTATAGTCTTGGGCCCAAGACGCCGGCTGAACTGGCGAAGGAAAAAGGGAAAAAGAAGAAGTAGTTCAAACCACTGCTCTTCTTCGCGCGTGGCTGCTGTTCATTCTGCCGGGGGAGGCCGCCGAACTGATTCCTGCTCTGCGAGCAGGCTCAGTTTTTTCATTTGCGTATTTAAGATTCGCTTTGTCAGTCCACAGAATAAAAAACCGACAATCCGATGAAACAGCGAAGCGAAGACCAGCTCACAATGGTAATCGAGCTGCGTTTTACGGCCCAGGTCGGTTAATTCATAGGTTACATTGATCTGAAATGCATTACTTTGCAGTTTGACTGCGAGCAAAGTGGGAGGTTCGTATTCCGTAACCATCCCAGTATACTGCTGTGTGAGACCACCCTCTCGAATTATTTGGATAAACTCTGTGCCCACCGGGTTCTCCGCATTCTCGCCGTTAGGATATTCGGTTGATTCCAGACCTTCCATCCAGAGCTTCATTTTTTCGTCATCGTTGAGAAAGCTGAAAACCACATCAATCGGAGCGATGATTTCCTGCTGATAGGTAATTTCCAAGGGGGCCCACTCCTTAAAATTGCCACGACCAACTCCTGTCTTATCTGAAGCAGATCTTCTAAGATCAGCGCGAGGCATTTGAGGTGGCTCTTTGTGAATTCAACTTCGCCGAGGCTTGGTAGCCTGGATTCGCGTTTTTTATTGTAACAGTTTCTGAAGCGTTTAGGATCAAGAATCCGGTAGAATGGAGGGGACCAACTCGGGATAACCGATTTG
This window of the Gimesia fumaroli genome carries:
- a CDS encoding SRPBCC family protein, with protein sequence MPRADLRRSASDKTGVGRGNFKEWAPLEITYQQEIIAPIDVVFSFLNDDEKMKLWMEGLESTEYPNGENAENPVGTEFIQIIREGGLTQQYTGMVTEYEPPTLLAVKLQSNAFQINVTYELTDLGRKTQLDYHCELVFASLFHRIVGFLFCGLTKRILNTQMKKLSLLAEQESVRRPPPAE
- a CDS encoding WD40 repeat domain-containing protein — translated: MSGFEPMKSWKVCLVVLITIATTLQPVAATKPGAKTEPVEEPVLAVKPILIHGPTPLPAALKFAQLDAHKAAKQTAIKNKALDEAIQKLQRADEEIKGIQKRIQETKQKIKVDSDTLKQSQQALKKFNENKAREKKSKGPLIAAKPVPDIDQLRKQIAQSEKQVKSFEQAMKEKQKQQGELKKQAAEQEKQLAGLKAKESQFSEIAKLYQAKPPIADPKLIREIATFQNSRPLYSCKIDASGNYLLAGAQGSDFQRWDLVSAENTPLSGHKSWVRRFDIDDSKPLLITGAYEGKLAWWDLASDQPTPKHLIDAHKGFVRGVSLSPDGTLVATAGNDRLVKIWSVKTARLIRTLAGHEHQVYNVMFHPGGRYLISGDLRGNLKQWDVNTGELVRDFDGSAIYKYDKTFHAHIGGIRGMDISRDGKYFAISSIGEVSNAFAGIGVPTVILFDWETGKRLAVMTPSDNIKGTCWGVRFHPENDFIAAAGGNSSGMIWFWKLGEEKPYTAQKVKSVPYDLTFHPDGLRMCVACYDKTARLYSLGPKTPAELAKEKGKKKK